The genomic stretch CCATACCATCGAAATGATGCCCTGGGCCCGCGCTATCGCTTTGGCGGAATCCACTGCGATGCACTGCGTCTTCACCACCGCCCATATCCCCGAACGTGAAGATCGCTTTACCTGGATCGAACCGCTGGCCGTTGGACGCAACTTCATGATCGGGCGGAAGGGCGGCGGCATTGACGTCAAGTCCGTCGAAGAAGCAAAAAACTATGTCGTCGGCACTCAGCGCGACGACTACACCCAGACCCTGCTTGAGAATGCCGGCTTCGAGAAGATCGATCTCGCCACTGACCTGAAACTGACCCTGAAGAAGCTCGAAACCGGCCGGATCGATCTGATGCCGATCGATGAACAGCATTACGTCGCACTGGTGAAGGAAGGCGAACAGATCGAGGTGAAGTTCGTGTTCACCGAGCAGACCTTCTCAATCGCCTGCAACAAGGATTTCCCGCCAGATCTTCTCGCAAGGATGCATGCGGCTCTGGACCAGTTGATCGCAGACGGAACTCAAGCAAGGATCCTGGAAGCCTATGGCCTCGGTGAGGTCAAACTTCAGGAACTCGCCACCAACCCTTGACATCGACTGCATTTCAAGGTGGTGAGGGCGCAGACGACAGACGGACGCGCCATGATTATTCTTGCCGGCCTGGGCAATCCGGGCAACCAGTATGCGAAGAACCGCCACAATATCGGCTTCATGGCACTTGATGCCATTCACCGGCGGCATTCCTTTTCGCCGTGGTCGAAGAAGTTCAAGGGTGAAATTGCCGACGGCACAATCGCCGGCGAAAAGGTACTGCTGATCAAGCCGCAGACCTATATGAATCTGTCGGGCGAATCCGTCGGCGAGGCCATGCGCTTCTACAAGCTTGGACCCGAAGCGATCATCGCCATCTATGATGAACTGGACCTCCTGCCCGGCAAGGCCCGAATCAAGACTGGCGGCGGCCACGGCGGTCATAACGGCATAAAATCCCTGGACGCCCATTGCGGCCAGAACTATCGCAGGCTCCGCCTCGGCATCGGTCATCCCGGCGACAAGAACCGCGTCCAGGGCCATGTGCTCGGCGATTTCGCCAAGGGCGATGCCGCATGGCTCGATCCCCTGCTGGAAGCCTTGGCCGACAATGCCGACATGCTGGTGAGGGCCGAAGACTCCCAGCTCCTCAACAAGCTGGCCCTTGCGACTGGCAGCAAGGCTGAAGACGAAAAGCCGACCAAGGCGCCGAAACCGCCAAAGACCGGCCAGTCGCACATCCACCAGGCACGCAATACCGCCCAGCCGAAGAAGCTTCCGGAAACCGGCCCCATGGCCGAGATGCTGAAGAAGATGTTCGGCAAGAAGGACGATTGAGGCAGCTGTTCAGCCTAGTCAGCAATCCGCGCTACCACCACTCATAGGTTTCAAGCCGATAGGCCCACAGGTCAACCAGCGCTGCAAGGCTCTGGTCGATCAATTGAGCAATCACGATCGAAGCGCCCGGTGCAAACAGCATCACAGCCAGCCCTCCGGCCACAGAAAACAGGCAGGACAGCCGCAGGTTTTTCAGGCTGTCGAGACGATAATAGCCAAAATCGTCATATTCCGTGCCAAACAGCCGGTCGCTCCAGCTATAGTCATCGCTCACCATCAGATCCATGAGCGGTCGATCAGACAGGCGATCCGGGTAGACATTGAACACCGCGCGCACGACATGCGCCACAACGCCGATGAAGGCGAGGACAATGGCGGCAACAAGATAATGCCAGGTAGCAGTTTCCAGCGGCATGCTTCTCTCCAGATCGCCGCCAGCATGATCGAGAGGCGCTAAGAATATCTCAACGCCGCTGAAGCCCTCACTCCTCCGGTTCCGCCGTGAACAACAGCGGCATGCCCGCATCCTTGGCGAGGTCCATGGCTTCCTTCACCTTGGTCTCGGCAATATCGCGCGTACAGACGACAACAACGGCAGAACCGAACTTGTGTGCAGTCATCATGACCCGGTAGCTCGTTTCCTCGCTCATCCGGAACACGACCTTCAGGACCAGCGTGACGAATTCGCGGGGCGTATAGTCATCATTGTGAAGCAGAACCTTGTAGAGCCGTGGCTTTTCCACCTTTGGCTTCACCACGGTCTTGGGCTTCAGGGCAACGTCTCTGTCAGGCATCAGGCCTTCCCGTTCGACACGACAGACTTCAGGAGGATTTAATCGTTCATATAGGATGGAAGACCATTTTTTGAAATGCCTCAAGTCATCGCAGTGGGACTACACCCGCCAATCTTCCCCGTCTGCGGCCTGCCTTCTGCGCGCCAACCCTTGACCCCGGCGCCCCCTTCCCCCATAGGCATGGCAAACATCTCCTTGATCTGACGGAAAGAACCCATGGGCTTTAAATGCGGTATTGTTGGCCTGCCGAATGTCGGCAAGTCCACCCTCTTCAATGCTCTGACGAAGACGGCAGCAGCGCAGGCTGCGAACTATCCCTTCTGCACCATCGAGCCGAACACCGGTGAAGTGGCCGTTCCCGATCCACGCATGAAGAAGCTGGCCGATATCGCCGGCTCGAAGGAAATCATCCCGACCCGCATCTCCTTCGTCGACATTGCCGGCCTCGTGCGCGGTGCCTCCAAGGGCGAAGGCCTCGGCAACAAGTTCCTTGCCAATATCCGCGAAGTCGACGCCATAGTCCACGTCCTGCGCTGTTTCGAAGACACCGACATCACCCATGTCGAAGGCCGTATCGACCCGGTGGGCGACGCCGACACGATCGAGACCGAGCTGATGCTCGCCGACCTCGAAAGCCTGGAGCGCCGCCTCGAGCAGACCCGCAAGCGCGCCACCGGCAAGGACAAGGAAGCCAGCGCCCAGCTTCCGGTCATGGAGGCGGTGGTCAAGCTTCTGCAGGACGGCAAGCCCGCCCGCCTGCTGCTGAAGACAATGTCGGCTGACGAAATCGTCATCCTCAAGCAGCTGAACCTCCTGACATCGCATCCGGTCCTCTACGTCTGCAACGTCGCCGAGGGTGACGCCGCGACCGGCAACAAGCACACCGAAGCCGTGGTGGAGATGGCCAAGGCCCAGGGTGCCGAATGTGTCGTCATCTCGGCTGCAATCGAAGCTGAAGTCGCCCAGCTGCCGGAAGAGGAAGCAACCGAATTCCTCTCGGCCCTTGGCCTTGACGAGGCCGGCCTCGACCGCCTGATCCGTGCCGGCTACCACCTGCTGGATCTCATCACCTATTTCACCGTCGGCCCCAAGGAGACCCGCGCCTGGACCATCGTGCGTGGCACCAAGGCCCCGCAGGCTGCCGGCGTGATCCACACCGATTTCGAACGCGGCTTCATCCGCGCCTTCACCATCGCCTATGACGACTATATTGCCTACAAGGGCGAAGTCGGCGCCAAGGAAGCCGGCAAGGGCCGTGACGAAGGCAAGGAATATGTGGTCAACGACGGCGACGTCATCCACTTCCGCTTCAACACCTGATCATCGACGATCGAAGATGGACGAAAAGGCCGCGCTGCCCCAGGCAGACGCGGCCTTTCTCTTGTCATGTCATTCCGGTCGGAAAAGATGACCGGCGAACAAGGCCTTCAATGTCGCGACCAGCACCATCAGGATCACCCCGGTTACACCGATCAGAAGCGCCCAGAGCAAAAGCCCCTCTCCCGCAAAGGGATACGCATGGGCAAACTTGAGTGTCACGGCAGTGAAGGCTGCCGCCGGAAAAGTGTAGCCCCACCAGGACATGGCAAAGGGCACACTGCGAAACTGCGGAATGAGGCTCAAAAGCACCGCAGCCATCAAAACCGCGAATCCGTAGATTGCAAGAGGCCCCGGCCCGAAGCCTTCAGTCAGCAACGAGAGAGCCAGGCTTCCGACCGCAGGCGGGGCGAGCAGGATGACCAGAGTCGGCCACATGCGCTGCGGCAACATCGGTCCTGTCGCAATCCGGTAAAGAATCAGCGGCTGGACGAGTATCCAGAGCAAGCCGCCAAGACCGAACAGCATCCACGACAGCGTCATGAAACCCAGCTTTGCTCCGACAACCGGCGCAAGGATATTGCCGACCAGCGGGATCAGCAGCGGCGGCGTCAGGGTCGCCGCCTCGCGCGGACTGAGCAGCAGGCTGCGCACGATGAACACCCCGATCGCCAGATGCAGCAGCACGGCAAGAAGCCAGATCGTCGACGCCATCTCGACCGAATAGGGAACAAGCCCTCCGGCAACAATCATCAGGCCAATCGAGATCGCGCCGGCAAAGGCGCCCCGGATCGGATGGGAAAGGTCGCCGGCAAACGCATCCGGATGGCGGAAAAGGCGCCAGAGATGGGCCGCCGTGATCAACAGCCAGAACACAGCGGCAAGCGCCATCAGCACCTCACCGACGAGAGCCGGCGCACCGAGAACAACCGCAGCCTCGCGCCAGGCCATACCCAACCCGCCAACCCCCATGGGCACGGCGAAAAGCGGGAGCGGCAGGTGATGCAAGCCCGCATCGTCTTGCGCGGCAGCTTCGGAACGGGTGGGGTCAATCACAGTCATATGTCTTCATCCGGCAATGGAAACGGGAAAAGGGCCGGCACCCGCCGACCCCATATCAGGGCTGGTAATCCAGTCACGCCTTCTTCGCAGGGCATGTATTGATGCCGATGATCGAATAAAGCGGGCAGGTCGACAGCAATCCAGTCGCCAGAGGCACGATGCCGATCAGGGCAAAATAGCGCCACGAGGCGTCCGGATAGATGAAGAACAGCGACAGCAGAACCAGACCGGCAACAATACGCAACAGGCGGTCAACAGACCCGACATTCTTGGCAAACATGGCTTATCTCCCTCACGGCTCAGGATTGAGCATGACCAACAATAGCGCCGGTGACACCATCCTTCCGTGACTAAGTCACAGGCTTGGGCAGAATCTACCGGCTCGCCGCCATAAGTCTGAGCTGATCGATTTGCAACAGCCGGATATGGCCGCGTTCATTCTCGATCAGCCCTTTGGAAGCCAGAGCCTCCAGCCGACGGGAAACGACCTCGCGGGCGGTCCCGATTATCACCGAGAGTTCCTGATGGGTGAGTTCCACGATCCCCTCCCCGTCCATCCGCTCCAGCAGCGCATGGGCAAGCCGCTCCTCCACCTTCACGAAGGCCACCTGTTCGAGCACGAACATCAGATCATTCAGACGGTCGGCAAAGGCCTTGAAGACAAAGCTGCGAAAGGCCGGTGAACTGGCCATCAGCCGCTCGAAGATGGCAGGCGGCACCATGACGGCCACCACATCGCTTTCGGTCACCGCTTCGCCACTATAGGGCGCACCGCCAAGCACGCCGAGCGTGGTCTGGACGCAGGTCTCCCCCGGCGTCACCGAATAAAGCAGAAGCTCCCGGCCATTGCGCCCGGTCAAATAGACGCCGATGCGGCCCGAAAGCAGGACGACGAAGGACTGGGCCTCGTCACCAGGGCGGAACAGCGTGGTCCGGCTCGGCACATGCACCGGCTTCAATGCCTCCAACGCCTGTCGCGCGTCAGCCTCCAATGCGGCAAGAAAGCCTGTCTGATCAACCCAGCCGGCCATGGACCCTCCCTTGATTCCGGGGCATAAGATGCAGTCTGTGCAGGCAGACACCATTTTTTCAATAGAACGGGCGCGACTGACTGTAAAACCTTGAATTGTCGCATGAGGGCAGAGGAAATGACCGCAGCCAGGCTGCATTATGAAGACTACGGGTTGGGGCAGCGCTTTCCACTGGGCCCCAAGACCGTCATGGCTGACGAAATCATCGCCTTTGCCACAGAGTTCGATCCGCAGCCGATGCATCTTTCCGAGGAAGCCGGCAAAGCCAGCATTCTCGGCGGTCTGTCGGCTTCAGGCTGGCACACCAGTGCGATGTTCATGCGGATGATGATTGACAGCTATCTCCTGAGCTCCGCCTCGGAAGGCGCACCCGGCATCGAATACATGCAATGGCGAAAGCCGGTTCTTGCAGGCGACGTCCTCTCCGGCCAATCGATTGTCGAGGAAGCCCGCATCCTGCGCTCGCGCCCACATCTCGGCATCGTCACCCTGAAGCACGAGCTGCAGAATCAACGCGGCGAACTGGTATTGACCAGCCGCAACGCCATCATGATGCGCCGTCGAAATCCGGAAGAGGTGGCGGCATGAACATGCTGGACCTCTACCCCGCCGGCACGAGGCTGAAGCTCGGCGATGTCACCTTTACCGACGAGGACATCATCCGCTTTGCCCGCCAGTTCGACCCACAGCCCTTTCACACGGATGCGGAGGCGGCAAAGTCCTTCGTTTTTGGCGGGCTATGCGCCTCCGGCTGGCATACCTGCGCCAACTGGATGAAAAGCTTCATCCGCTTCTGGTCCGCCGAGATGCAGCGGCTCCAGGCGGAGGGATCGGAAACGCCGCGGATAGGCCCCTCGCCCGGCTTCAACGACCTGCAATGGCTGAAACCCGTTTTTGCCGGCGACACCATTTCCTACTGGATGACACCGATCGAAAGCCGCCGTATGCCCGGTGCAAAGG from Peteryoungia desertarenae encodes the following:
- a CDS encoding substrate-binding periplasmic protein — its product is MKWIAFLLSLTAIPAAAQETIRFTTEDYPPYNFREGNEIKGAGYEQVVRMMEIADLPHTIEMMPWARAIALAESTAMHCVFTTAHIPEREDRFTWIEPLAVGRNFMIGRKGGGIDVKSVEEAKNYVVGTQRDDYTQTLLENAGFEKIDLATDLKLTLKKLETGRIDLMPIDEQHYVALVKEGEQIEVKFVFTEQTFSIACNKDFPPDLLARMHAALDQLIADGTQARILEAYGLGEVKLQELATNP
- the pth gene encoding aminoacyl-tRNA hydrolase, translating into MIILAGLGNPGNQYAKNRHNIGFMALDAIHRRHSFSPWSKKFKGEIADGTIAGEKVLLIKPQTYMNLSGESVGEAMRFYKLGPEAIIAIYDELDLLPGKARIKTGGGHGGHNGIKSLDAHCGQNYRRLRLGIGHPGDKNRVQGHVLGDFAKGDAAWLDPLLEALADNADMLVRAEDSQLLNKLALATGSKAEDEKPTKAPKPPKTGQSHIHQARNTAQPKKLPETGPMAEMLKKMFGKKDD
- the clpS gene encoding ATP-dependent Clp protease adapter ClpS; translated protein: MPDRDVALKPKTVVKPKVEKPRLYKVLLHNDDYTPREFVTLVLKVVFRMSEETSYRVMMTAHKFGSAVVVVCTRDIAETKVKEAMDLAKDAGMPLLFTAEPEE
- the ychF gene encoding redox-regulated ATPase YchF produces the protein MGFKCGIVGLPNVGKSTLFNALTKTAAAQAANYPFCTIEPNTGEVAVPDPRMKKLADIAGSKEIIPTRISFVDIAGLVRGASKGEGLGNKFLANIREVDAIVHVLRCFEDTDITHVEGRIDPVGDADTIETELMLADLESLERRLEQTRKRATGKDKEASAQLPVMEAVVKLLQDGKPARLLLKTMSADEIVILKQLNLLTSHPVLYVCNVAEGDAATGNKHTEAVVEMAKAQGAECVVISAAIEAEVAQLPEEEATEFLSALGLDEAGLDRLIRAGYHLLDLITYFTVGPKETRAWTIVRGTKAPQAAGVIHTDFERGFIRAFTIAYDDYIAYKGEVGAKEAGKGRDEGKEYVVNDGDVIHFRFNT
- a CDS encoding SLAC1 anion channel family protein, whose amino-acid sequence is MTVIDPTRSEAAAQDDAGLHHLPLPLFAVPMGVGGLGMAWREAAVVLGAPALVGEVLMALAAVFWLLITAAHLWRLFRHPDAFAGDLSHPIRGAFAGAISIGLMIVAGGLVPYSVEMASTIWLLAVLLHLAIGVFIVRSLLLSPREAATLTPPLLIPLVGNILAPVVGAKLGFMTLSWMLFGLGGLLWILVQPLILYRIATGPMLPQRMWPTLVILLAPPAVGSLALSLLTEGFGPGPLAIYGFAVLMAAVLLSLIPQFRSVPFAMSWWGYTFPAAAFTAVTLKFAHAYPFAGEGLLLWALLIGVTGVILMVLVATLKALFAGHLFRPE
- a CDS encoding YgaP family membrane protein → MFAKNVGSVDRLLRIVAGLVLLSLFFIYPDASWRYFALIGIVPLATGLLSTCPLYSIIGINTCPAKKA
- a CDS encoding Crp/Fnr family transcriptional regulator; protein product: MAGWVDQTGFLAALEADARQALEALKPVHVPSRTTLFRPGDEAQSFVVLLSGRIGVYLTGRNGRELLLYSVTPGETCVQTTLGVLGGAPYSGEAVTESDVVAVMVPPAIFERLMASSPAFRSFVFKAFADRLNDLMFVLEQVAFVKVEERLAHALLERMDGEGIVELTHQELSVIIGTAREVVSRRLEALASKGLIENERGHIRLLQIDQLRLMAASR
- a CDS encoding MaoC family dehydratase — encoded protein: MTAARLHYEDYGLGQRFPLGPKTVMADEIIAFATEFDPQPMHLSEEAGKASILGGLSASGWHTSAMFMRMMIDSYLLSSASEGAPGIEYMQWRKPVLAGDVLSGQSIVEEARILRSRPHLGIVTLKHELQNQRGELVLTSRNAIMMRRRNPEEVAA
- a CDS encoding MaoC family dehydratase, with translation MNMLDLYPAGTRLKLGDVTFTDEDIIRFARQFDPQPFHTDAEAAKSFVFGGLCASGWHTCANWMKSFIRFWSAEMQRLQAEGSETPRIGPSPGFNDLQWLKPVFAGDTISYWMTPIESRRMPGAKGYMMVTALCEGFNQNGEPVLRFHSNIIDLTPQTEKTS